The window ATTAACAATATGAATGTCAAAATCATCGCAACCAACCGAAAAGCGCGGCACGATTATCACCTGCTCGAATCTTTCGAGGCCGGGCTGGTACTACAAGGCAGCGAGATCAAATCAATCCGCGCCGGGCATATCAGCATCAAGCAGGCCTATGTGCGCGTGGATGGCGAAGAAGCCTGGCTGCTCGAAGCCCACATTGCCCCCTACGAACAGGCTTCGCGCTATAATCACGAACCGACGCGGCCGCGCAAATTGCTGCTCAAAAAAAAAGAGATTTACAAGCTCTGGGATGAAGTACGGCGCAAAGGCACAACGGTAATCCCCACAAAGGTTTATCTGAAGAATGGGCGCGCAAAAGTGGAAATCGCGCTGGCGCGCG of the Chloroflexota bacterium genome contains:
- the smpB gene encoding SsrA-binding protein SmpB, with product MNNMNVKIIATNRKARHDYHLLESFEAGLVLQGSEIKSIRAGHISIKQAYVRVDGEEAWLLEAHIAPYEQASRYNHEPTRPRKLLLKKKEIYKLWDEVRRKGTTVIPTKVYLKNGRAKVEIALARGKKLHDKRQSIAERDAQRQVEREIRQSGY